From one Butyricimonas faecihominis genomic stretch:
- the lepB gene encoding signal peptidase I, giving the protein MSRILTNKWFKLGCVLFVYLLWTLWIGSWWLLLGVPVLFDIYITKKVHWAFWKKKGVEKQTKTVEWIDALIFAIIAATLIRMFFFEAYTIPTSSMEKSMLVGDYLFVSKVAYGPKLPNTPLSVPFTHHTLPFTQSTKAYSDLIQWPYKRIAGLGEIKREDIVVFNFPAGDTVVVGRENPDYYSQIRGQEAAIRYVAQEKGLSVTPEEAWSIARKQIWRENEIIARPVDKRENYIKRCVGIPGDVLEMKDAVLYVNGKKLEDKDKMQYNYDIIVNSPFNKVKLQEMGISMEDINGGYMGNNHYVLPLTVEMVEKIKKMPNVLSVNHQEDDGQIFPYSPNYPWTRDNFGPLPIPKKGETIDLTLENLPLYDRIIGAYEENKLEVKDSVIYINGAPADKYTFKMDYYWMMGDNRHNSADSRYWGFVPEDHIVGKAYFIWLSLDKDKSFLGKIRWNRIFRFIH; this is encoded by the coding sequence ATGAGTAGGATATTGACAAATAAATGGTTTAAATTAGGGTGCGTTCTTTTCGTGTACCTGCTGTGGACATTATGGATCGGGAGCTGGTGGTTGTTATTAGGTGTGCCTGTTCTGTTTGATATTTATATCACGAAGAAGGTGCATTGGGCTTTCTGGAAGAAGAAAGGAGTGGAAAAACAGACCAAGACGGTGGAGTGGATCGATGCTTTGATCTTCGCTATTATCGCGGCTACGTTGATTCGTATGTTTTTTTTCGAGGCGTACACGATCCCGACTTCCTCCATGGAGAAGTCTATGCTGGTCGGGGATTATCTTTTCGTGAGTAAGGTGGCTTACGGACCGAAATTACCTAATACCCCGTTGTCAGTACCATTTACTCATCATACCTTGCCTTTCACCCAGTCAACGAAAGCTTATTCAGACTTGATTCAATGGCCTTACAAACGGATTGCCGGGTTGGGAGAGATTAAACGTGAAGATATTGTCGTGTTTAACTTTCCGGCGGGGGATACGGTAGTAGTCGGAAGGGAAAACCCGGATTACTATTCGCAAATCAGGGGACAGGAGGCTGCTATTCGGTACGTGGCACAAGAGAAGGGGTTGAGTGTAACCCCGGAGGAGGCTTGGTCTATCGCTCGTAAACAGATTTGGCGGGAGAACGAGATTATTGCTCGCCCGGTAGATAAGCGGGAGAATTACATCAAGCGGTGTGTCGGGATTCCGGGGGATGTTCTGGAAATGAAGGATGCTGTACTTTACGTGAACGGGAAGAAGTTGGAGGATAAAGATAAGATGCAATATAATTATGATATTATCGTGAATTCTCCCTTTAATAAGGTAAAGTTGCAAGAGATGGGGATTTCCATGGAAGATATTAATGGGGGGTATATGGGGAATAATCATTACGTGTTGCCTCTGACGGTTGAAATGGTAGAGAAGATCAAGAAAATGCCGAATGTTTTATCCGTGAATCATCAAGAGGATGATGGACAAATATTCCCGTATAGCCCGAATTACCCGTGGACCCGTGATAATTTTGGACCGTTACCGATCCCGAAGAAAGGGGAAACTATTGACCTGACGTTGGAGAATTTACCGCTTTATGACCGTATTATCGGGGCATACGAGGAGAATAAACTGGAGGTCAAGGATTCCGTTATATATATTAACGGCGCCCCGGCAGATAAATATACTTTCAAGATGGATTATTACTGGATGATGGGGGATAACCGTCACAATTCGGCTGACTCCCGTTACTGGGGATTTGTTCCTGAAGATCATATTGTCGGGAAAGCTTATTTTATCTGGCTTTCTCTGGATAAAGATAAATCTTTCTTGGGTAAGATACGTTGGAACAGGATATTCCGGTTCATACATTAA
- the dapB gene encoding 4-hydroxy-tetrahydrodipicolinate reductase — MKIALLGYGKMGKTIERVARNRGHEVVLIVDENNRAACTDDQLKQADVAIEFTTPIVAVDNYNWCFRNHVPVVSGTTGWLERWSEVMMSREQLGGAFFYASNYSIGVNIFFHLNRWLAQTMARFSDYKVSIEETHHIHKLDAPSGTAITLVKDILKEHPEYSSWVLDEGAVGAGELPIKAKREGEVPGIHTVTYKSNVDEIQIYHSAYSRDGFAQGAVMAAEFLMGKKGVFGMEDLLKI; from the coding sequence ATGAAGATTGCATTACTTGGATACGGGAAAATGGGGAAAACGATAGAGCGTGTGGCTCGTAATCGCGGGCATGAAGTCGTGTTGATCGTGGATGAGAATAACCGGGCAGCGTGTACGGATGATCAATTGAAACAGGCTGATGTTGCGATTGAATTTACAACCCCGATCGTGGCAGTCGATAATTACAATTGGTGTTTCCGTAATCATGTTCCGGTGGTATCCGGTACGACGGGATGGCTGGAAAGATGGAGCGAAGTGATGATGTCACGCGAGCAATTGGGGGGAGCATTCTTTTACGCGTCCAATTATAGTATCGGGGTGAATATATTTTTTCATTTGAATCGCTGGTTGGCTCAGACCATGGCTCGATTTTCCGATTATAAAGTTTCTATCGAGGAAACCCATCACATTCACAAGCTGGATGCTCCCAGTGGAACAGCTATTACTTTGGTAAAAGATATTTTGAAAGAGCATCCGGAATACTCGTCTTGGGTACTGGATGAAGGGGCGGTTGGTGCGGGAGAGTTGCCCATAAAAGCCAAAAGAGAAGGAGAAGTTCCGGGAATCCATACGGTAACTTATAAATCGAACGTGGACGAAATTCAGATATACCATTCCGCTTATTCCCGGGATGGCTTTGCCCAGGGAGCCGTGATGGCAGCTGAATTCCTGATGGGGAAAAAAGGTGTTTTTGGAATGGAAGACTTGTTGAAAATTTAG
- the rplT gene encoding 50S ribosomal protein L20: MPRAKNAVASRARRKKVLSQTRGNFGARKNVWTVAKNTYEKGLTYAYRDRKKKKSEFRALWIQRINAAVRMEGLSYSKFMGLVHKAEVNMNRKVLADLAMNQPEAFKAIVAKVKELA, from the coding sequence ATGCCAAGAGCTAAAAATGCCGTTGCTTCAAGAGCACGTAGAAAAAAGGTTTTAAGTCAAACCAGAGGTAACTTTGGTGCAAGAAAAAATGTCTGGACGGTTGCCAAAAACACGTATGAAAAAGGCTTAACGTACGCGTACCGTGACAGAAAGAAGAAAAAATCAGAATTTAGAGCGTTGTGGATTCAGAGAATTAACGCCGCAGTTAGAATGGAAGGTTTGTCTTACTCTAAGTTTATGGGCTTAGTTCATAAAGCCGAGGTAAACATGAACCGTAAAGTTCTGGCTGATCTGGCTATGAATCAACCGGAAGCTTTCAAAGCAATCGTTGCGAAAGTGAAAGAGTTAGCTTAG
- the rpmI gene encoding 50S ribosomal protein L35 has protein sequence MPKMKSVSSAKKRFTLTATGKIKRKHAFKSHILTKKATKRKRNLTHTAIVDVANDATVRKMLCI, from the coding sequence ATGCCAAAGATGAAGAGTGTGAGCAGTGCAAAGAAAAGATTTACTTTGACTGCGACCGGGAAGATCAAGAGAAAACATGCTTTTAAAAGTCATATTTTGACCAAAAAAGCAACCAAGAGAAAAAGAAATTTGACTCATACAGCTATCGTTGACGTGGCTAACGACGCAACAGTGAGAAAAATGCTTTGTATCTAA
- the infC gene encoding translation initiation factor IF-3: protein MEIRGRGQNDKPQHRVNEQIRAASVRVVGENVEAGVYPLKEALAMAEAAGADLVEISPNADPPVCRIIDYSKFLYQLKKKQKEIKAKSVKVVVKEIRFGPQTDDHDFNFKLKHAIGFLQEGAKVRAYVFFKGRSILFKDQGADLLERFVNALEDYGKLESAPMLEGKKMIVVIAPKK from the coding sequence ATGGAAATTAGGGGCAGAGGTCAAAATGACAAGCCACAGCACAGAGTGAACGAGCAAATTCGGGCTGCTTCTGTGAGAGTCGTTGGTGAAAATGTAGAAGCGGGTGTTTATCCTTTAAAAGAGGCTTTAGCCATGGCTGAAGCTGCCGGAGCTGATCTGGTAGAGATATCCCCCAATGCCGATCCACCTGTATGCAGGATCATTGATTACAGCAAGTTCCTGTATCAGTTGAAGAAAAAGCAGAAAGAGATTAAAGCCAAGAGCGTGAAGGTCGTTGTAAAGGAGATCCGTTTTGGGCCTCAAACAGATGATCATGATTTCAATTTCAAGTTGAAACACGCGATCGGGTTCCTGCAAGAGGGGGCGAAGGTGAGAGCCTACGTGTTCTTCAAAGGGCGTTCGATTCTGTTTAAAGACCAAGGGGCTGACTTGTTGGAACGCTTTGTCAATGCGTTGGAAGATTACGGGAAACTGGAATCCGCTCCCATGCTTGAGGGAAAGAAAATGATCGTGGTGATTGCTCCTAAGAAATAG
- the thrS gene encoding threonine--tRNA ligase: protein MVKIKFPDGNVKEFESGVTGMDIAKSISHKLAKEVLSISVNGVTWDLMRGITTDSEIKLYTWDDEEGRHAFWHSSAHLMAEALQAIYPNIKFGIGPAIENGFYYDVDPGEGVAIQEKDLVEIEKKMLELARKNEEYCRIDVSKQEALNHFSSLNETYKVELINDLEDGTITYYRQGDFTDLCRGPHLPNTSYIKAIKLTSVAGAYWRGNEHNKMLTRIYGITFPKQKMLDEWLVLMEEAKQRDHRKIGKEMELFMFSQAVGSGLPMWLPKGAMLRDRLEAFLRKVQKKYGYEQVITPHIGNVNLYKTSGHFQKYGKDSFQVITTPQEGEEFMLKPMNCPHHCEMYKFKPRSYKDLPVRFAEFGTVYRYEQSGELHGLTRVRGFTQDDAHLFCTPDQLKEEFKKVIDIIFTIFKALSFENFTAQVSLRDPNNKEKYIGTDENWEKAESAIIEAAAEKGLKTTVELGEAAFYGPKLDFMVKDAIGRKWQLGTIQVDYNLPERFELEYTGADNQKHRPVMIHRAPFGSMERFVAVLIEHTGGKFPLWLTPDQVVVLPISEKYNDYAQKVVNFLNNSDIRTVLDDRNEKIGRKIRDNELKKIPYMLIVGEQEMNENKVSVRRQGEGDKGSMTTEEFAEMINKEVEAQLNSIYNE from the coding sequence ATGGTAAAGATTAAATTTCCCGATGGGAATGTAAAAGAGTTCGAGTCCGGGGTAACCGGCATGGACATAGCTAAGTCGATTAGCCATAAGCTGGCTAAGGAAGTGTTGTCTATATCCGTAAATGGCGTCACGTGGGATTTGATGCGCGGTATAACAACAGACTCCGAGATTAAGCTATATACATGGGACGATGAAGAGGGACGCCATGCTTTCTGGCACTCATCTGCACACCTTATGGCAGAAGCTTTGCAGGCTATTTACCCGAATATCAAGTTCGGTATCGGTCCGGCAATTGAAAATGGTTTCTACTATGACGTGGATCCGGGAGAAGGTGTTGCTATCCAAGAGAAAGATTTGGTGGAGATCGAGAAGAAAATGTTGGAATTGGCAAGAAAAAACGAGGAGTATTGCAGGATAGACGTTAGTAAGCAAGAGGCGTTGAATCATTTTTCATCGCTCAATGAAACATATAAAGTAGAGTTAATCAACGATTTGGAAGACGGAACAATCACGTATTACCGTCAAGGTGACTTCACGGACTTGTGCCGCGGACCGCACTTGCCCAATACATCCTATATCAAGGCTATCAAGTTGACTTCTGTTGCCGGGGCATACTGGAGAGGGAACGAACATAACAAGATGTTAACCCGTATATACGGTATCACTTTCCCGAAACAAAAAATGCTGGACGAATGGCTGGTATTGATGGAGGAGGCAAAACAACGCGATCACCGTAAGATTGGTAAGGAGATGGAGTTGTTCATGTTCTCGCAAGCAGTTGGTTCGGGACTTCCGATGTGGTTGCCGAAGGGAGCCATGTTGAGAGATCGTCTGGAAGCCTTCTTGCGCAAGGTACAGAAGAAGTACGGTTACGAGCAGGTGATCACCCCGCATATCGGTAACGTGAATTTGTACAAGACTTCGGGACACTTCCAGAAGTACGGTAAGGATAGTTTTCAGGTCATCACGACCCCGCAAGAAGGGGAGGAATTCATGTTGAAACCGATGAACTGCCCGCACCACTGCGAGATGTACAAATTCAAACCGCGGTCTTATAAAGATCTTCCGGTTCGTTTTGCAGAATTCGGTACGGTATATCGCTACGAGCAGAGCGGGGAATTGCACGGGTTGACAAGGGTTCGCGGGTTTACGCAGGATGATGCCCACTTATTCTGTACGCCCGATCAGTTGAAAGAGGAATTCAAGAAAGTAATCGACATTATTTTCACGATATTCAAAGCGTTGAGTTTCGAGAATTTCACCGCGCAGGTGTCCTTGAGAGATCCGAATAACAAGGAGAAATACATCGGAACCGATGAAAACTGGGAGAAAGCCGAGAGTGCCATTATCGAGGCGGCAGCCGAGAAAGGTTTGAAAACAACGGTAGAGTTGGGTGAGGCCGCTTTCTACGGTCCGAAACTGGATTTCATGGTGAAGGATGCCATCGGGCGGAAGTGGCAGTTAGGAACGATCCAAGTGGATTATAACTTGCCGGAACGTTTCGAGTTGGAATACACGGGTGCTGATAACCAGAAACATCGTCCGGTAATGATTCACCGGGCACCGTTCGGAAGTATGGAGCGTTTCGTGGCCGTGTTGATCGAACATACGGGTGGAAAATTCCCTTTGTGGTTGACTCCGGATCAGGTCGTGGTACTCCCGATCAGTGAAAAATACAACGATTATGCTCAAAAAGTTGTAAATTTCTTAAATAATTCCGACATTCGCACCGTTTTAGACGATCGTAACGAAAAGATTGGTCGTAAGATACGTGATAACGAGTTGAAAAAGATTCCTTATATGTTGATTGTCGGAGAGCAGGAAATGAACGAAAATAAAGTTTCTGTTCGTCGTCAAGGAGAGGGAGACAAAGGATCCATGACAACGGAAGAATTTGCGGAAATGATAAATAAAGAGGTAGAAGCTCAGTTGAACTCTATCTACAATGAATAA
- a CDS encoding redox-sensing transcriptional repressor Rex, translating to MANDSKVVPVPVLRRMPAYLSFVKTLQKQGEKYVSSTRIAEYMEIDATQVTKDLSHTGISGKTRVGYEVDNFVEILDDFLGFNKINNAFLVGAGSLGCALLQDKGLRNFGLNIQKAFDVDKSKIGTKINDVEIFHVDQFRGMPGECNVAIGIITVPAECAQNVADLMVAWGIKAIWNFTPARIKVPAHIAVQNTTIYTNLAILFNKLHGQE from the coding sequence ATGGCTAATGATAGTAAAGTTGTTCCAGTTCCGGTCTTGAGACGGATGCCCGCGTATCTTTCTTTCGTGAAGACATTGCAAAAGCAGGGAGAGAAATACGTCTCATCGACAAGGATTGCCGAATACATGGAAATAGACGCCACGCAAGTGACGAAAGATTTGTCGCATACCGGTATCTCCGGTAAAACTCGTGTGGGTTACGAGGTGGATAATTTCGTGGAGATACTGGATGACTTTCTTGGTTTCAACAAGATTAATAACGCTTTTCTGGTTGGGGCAGGTTCGTTAGGATGTGCCTTGTTGCAGGATAAGGGATTGAGAAATTTTGGGTTGAATATACAGAAGGCTTTCGACGTGGACAAGTCTAAAATCGGGACCAAGATTAATGATGTCGAGATTTTTCACGTGGACCAGTTCCGGGGAATGCCGGGAGAATGTAACGTGGCGATAGGTATCATTACCGTTCCGGCCGAATGTGCCCAGAACGTGGCCGATTTAATGGTTGCTTGGGGGATTAAGGCTATTTGGAATTTTACCCCGGCCCGGATTAAAGTGCCTGCCCATATTGCCGTGCAGAACACGACGATATACACGAACTTGGCCATTTTATTTAATAAATTACATGGGCAGGAATAG
- a CDS encoding polymer-forming cytoskeletal protein, whose amino-acid sequence MGKEVQAILNLLNEGVVVEGDIQTPRDIRIDGTLVGTVRTDGRLVLGPSSRVSGKVNSPNIDVFGNVEGDIVSTGIVVLRAKSNVKGTISAATMVVEVGAVFNGECSMVVSAKGIGRPETAEKK is encoded by the coding sequence ATGGGAAAGGAAGTACAGGCAATCTTGAATCTTTTGAATGAAGGTGTCGTCGTGGAGGGAGATATTCAAACGCCAAGGGATATACGGATTGACGGCACGCTTGTCGGGACAGTTCGTACTGATGGGCGTTTGGTGCTCGGGCCTTCTTCTCGTGTTTCGGGAAAAGTTAATTCTCCGAATATTGACGTGTTCGGGAACGTGGAGGGGGATATCGTTTCAACCGGTATTGTCGTGTTAAGGGCAAAATCAAACGTGAAGGGAACGATCTCTGCGGCAACCATGGTTGTTGAAGTCGGGGCGGTGTTTAACGGGGAGTGTAGTATGGTTGTGTCTGCCAAAGGTATTGGTCGCCCGGAAACGGCAGAAAAGAAATAA
- a CDS encoding bifunctional folylpolyglutamate synthase/dihydrofolate synthase has product MNYKETLEWLFAQLPMYQREGKAAYKANLDNTLKLDEHFGSPHKQFKTIHVGGTNGKGSVSHMLASILQEAGYKTGLYTSPHLKDFRERIKINGEMITEQYVINFVEENKSLFAGIKPSFFEMTVAMAFQYFADQQVDIAVIEVGLGGRLDSTNIITPLASVITNISFDHMALLGDTLEKIAHEKAGIIKPGVPAIIGTKDPASDFVFIEKAKECETTLEFASENWQVTRDNENAYRLENKNGIVFVPVQADLKGLYQRKNIPAVLETVLSLRNNGLHISDQNIYNGIANTIRNTGLLGRWQELSQTPYTVCDTGHNIDGLTEIVAQLKTCTYEKLHFVIGMVNDKDVDSVLHILPKDAIYYFCKASIPRAMDEKTLAEKARANHLHGETFPTVAAAYQAAREAASNRDMIYIGGSTFVVAEVV; this is encoded by the coding sequence ATGAACTACAAGGAAACATTAGAATGGTTGTTTGCCCAACTTCCCATGTATCAAAGAGAAGGTAAGGCCGCGTACAAAGCCAATCTGGACAACACGTTAAAACTGGATGAACACTTCGGTTCTCCGCACAAACAATTCAAGACCATCCACGTGGGGGGTACAAACGGTAAGGGTTCGGTGTCTCACATGCTAGCCTCCATATTACAGGAAGCCGGGTATAAAACCGGACTATACACGTCACCGCACTTGAAAGATTTCCGCGAACGTATCAAAATAAACGGGGAGATGATCACGGAACAATACGTGATCAATTTCGTGGAAGAGAATAAATCCCTTTTCGCCGGGATCAAACCGTCCTTCTTCGAGATGACAGTGGCCATGGCCTTTCAATATTTCGCAGACCAGCAAGTTGATATTGCTGTTATCGAAGTCGGACTTGGCGGACGACTGGACTCCACGAATATCATTACCCCTCTGGCCTCGGTGATCACGAATATTTCATTCGATCACATGGCCCTTCTCGGTGACACGCTTGAAAAAATCGCACACGAAAAAGCGGGGATTATCAAACCCGGTGTTCCCGCGATCATCGGAACGAAAGACCCTGCCAGTGATTTTGTCTTCATTGAAAAAGCAAAAGAGTGTGAAACCACCCTTGAATTTGCATCCGAAAACTGGCAAGTAACACGGGATAATGAAAACGCCTACCGGCTGGAAAACAAAAACGGGATCGTGTTTGTCCCCGTGCAAGCAGACTTGAAAGGACTTTATCAACGAAAAAACATTCCGGCCGTTCTGGAAACGGTTCTAAGCTTAAGAAACAATGGTTTACATATCTCCGATCAAAACATATATAACGGCATAGCCAACACGATTCGCAACACGGGATTACTTGGACGTTGGCAAGAATTATCACAAACGCCCTATACGGTATGCGACACCGGACACAACATCGATGGACTGACCGAGATTGTCGCCCAATTAAAAACCTGCACGTATGAAAAACTCCATTTCGTGATCGGTATGGTAAACGACAAGGACGTGGACAGCGTGTTGCACATCCTGCCAAAAGACGCTATTTATTATTTCTGCAAAGCATCCATACCCAGAGCCATGGATGAGAAAACTTTAGCCGAGAAAGCCCGGGCAAATCATCTCCACGGGGAAACCTTCCCGACAGTTGCAGCTGCTTATCAAGCCGCTCGTGAAGCCGCCAGCAACCGGGATATGATATACATCGGGGGAAGCACTTTTGTCGTCGCGGAAGTGGTTTAA
- a CDS encoding META domain-containing protein, translated as MKGIFFYCVLAIWMTSCKSAKESVSLTGVKWVAESLNGKEIKFKEGGSEVFITLESSDKKVFGRAGCNRFFGVYEQNESQLTFSGMGATKMACPDMDIETSFFKVLEDTKSFIIKNDKLTLKDSNNVIAVFKAQKETPKKE; from the coding sequence ATGAAAGGAATATTTTTTTATTGTGTATTAGCAATATGGATGACTTCGTGCAAGTCGGCAAAGGAGAGCGTTTCTCTGACCGGGGTGAAATGGGTTGCGGAGAGTTTGAACGGGAAAGAGATTAAGTTCAAGGAAGGTGGGAGCGAGGTGTTCATCACGCTTGAAAGCAGTGATAAGAAAGTATTTGGAAGGGCGGGATGTAATCGCTTTTTTGGAGTTTACGAACAAAACGAGTCGCAATTAACTTTTAGCGGTATGGGAGCAACCAAGATGGCTTGCCCTGATATGGATATTGAAACAAGTTTTTTCAAGGTTCTGGAAGATACGAAGAGTTTTATCATAAAGAATGATAAGTTGACGTTGAAAGATAGTAATAACGTGATTGCGGTATTTAAAGCGCAAAAAGAAACTCCTAAAAAGGAATAA